Part of the Hippopotamus amphibius kiboko isolate mHipAmp2 chromosome 7, mHipAmp2.hap2, whole genome shotgun sequence genome, AGTTTTCAGCAAGGCCCCGGCGGAAACCTGACTCTCTGGACAGGGTTAGGGAATAGCTTACAAGTTTTAGAAAATATGGTGCTTAGTTCTGTTAGAGTTTGCTCACTGAGCTCTCCTCTTCGGAGAACCACATTTGGCTTATGATTTAGGAGGAAGCCCTAGGGCTGCTGGTTCCTGCAATTCTACTCCATGATTTAGCTCTAGTGTCgcaggaggggctgcagggctaggggagcctggtgggggtggggcactgcACTCAGGCCTGTGGGAGCTGGGTAAGACCTTTCTGCATGAAGTGGTGACAAAGGAGGACCTGGGTATTGTGTCATCTTCTGTGGCAACAGctgccctggggggggggggcggggtcgATAGGGAGGGGGCAGAGCGAGGCCTTGGGGACAGGGCCCTTGAGGTTCACCAGCCCACGTGGCCTCAGCCTCAGGGTGAACAAGGAGCGTCCAGGTGGCAGCAGAGGCCCCGCAGGAGGCTCAGCTGGCATCGTTGATGGCAGTCCTAGAGCCCCCCAGCAGTCTCTCATGCTCGCCCTCCTCTGCCGGGGGCCGGCCCCTGGACAGGCGGCTCAGCAGCGGGTGGTGCAGCCCGTTGTAGAGGGCGGTGCCCGTCAGGAGGATGAGGAAGCCGAGGATCTGCAGCGGGTGGAAGGcctcccagcccagagccagGCTCACGGCCCAGATGACAATGGTACGCAGGCTGTCCAGCACCATGCGGGTGGTGGCGCTCAGCTCCTTGGTGACGCTGATGCCCGCAAAGTTGAAGAAGGCGATGCTGCTGATGTTGCCCAGCAGCGCCAGCACGATGAGCGGTTGTCGACCCACCTGGCAGAAGGCGTCCAGCGCATCCTCCAGTGTCCTGCGAGGGTTTCCACTGAAGGAGCCGGCGGGGATGTAGTACATGGGCACCAGCAGCAGCGAGAGGATCACGAAGCCAAAGAGGCCTGCGGGAGTGGAGGGAGCGTGTCACGCTCGCCACTGGGCCCCCAGCCCACCGCCCCGCCCAGCCAGGGCTCCTCTGACCTCCCAGCCACCCCTTCCGAGCTGCCCTCACACCAGCTCCTTCCCTTCAGGTCCCGGAGGAGCCGTCCAGCCCATTAGGAACTCACAACGGCCTACTGAATGGGCTCTGACTGCCCCTTCTCCACTTTAATCTGTGTTTTCTGATCGGGCCAAGAATAGGAAATACAGTTTATATTGTGACCAGTACGTAGACATGGACACACTTTCACGAAACAATAGCTACCCTTACGATGTACAATGCTCTCCGACACTTTTTAAATTCGATTCTATTCATTTACAAAAGGATTGCTGGCTACAAGCACTACACTGCTCTCACAAACATGGAGAAACAAAGCTCTCTAACTCAGCGCCACTGGTCTGTGACAAGGAGCTGGACCGGAATGTAAATCAAGGCACTGCTTCACTCAGAAAGTcttactagaaaataaaaatgagtggaAACAATCAGTATGCTTGATGACATAGCTGACTTAGGTGGTTAACGTTCTGCTGTAAGCCCTCAGTTCACGGTGGACCAGGCACAGACAGCGCCCTGACGAGTCCACAGGTCACACTTGGTAGCACTGCTCTCGTCTGCCCTGCTAGCTTCATAATTTTGAAGCATGATTTTGATTTACTTCCCTGCTCAAAAACCTCTGGAGGTTCTTCCCTGCCTGCTATTTAAAGTCTAGATCCACTTGTCTGAtgttcaaggttctccctgacaTGACCGTGACATATTCAATCCCTGATCATCCCCCCAACATCAAACCTGCACCTCCTGCAAACTATTCCTCACTGGTGTCCAAACTCACGTCCAGCTCCCCACGTCTCCTCTCCATCTGGAGTTCCCTCCTGTCTATCTTGCCTGCTGAAATCTGCAGCGTGAATGCCACCTTCCCTGGGCCGTGACACTCAGACATGCTTGGCAAGTGAAGTGTCACTTGAGTAAAAGCAGTCAGAGATAAAGCACCGCCTGCTACTTTCTTGCTGGTCAGTTCCTCCAGAGTGGGGCTTGCATCTCATTTATCTTTGTCCCTGTCCTCCCTTAGCTCCTGGCCGAGTGCATGGCAGGTGTCAGAGCATCTGTCAACATGTACGTGGTGAAGGGAGCAAGGAAGGGGGGCGGGAGGCTCACCCTTCCCAGAGGTCCCTGGCACCTCACCCAGCGCCCCCACTGAGTTCCCTCCACGTGCCACCCTGCAGGACGGGAGGATGCCCCACCCAGCGCCCTCCTGCCGGCCCGTGTTCACGCACCCTCAGTGCCGACTGCCCGCAGAGGGTGCACGTTGTGCTTGTAGACGAACTTCTCCTCCAGCACCATCTGGATGGAGATGATGATCTGGGCCATGATGATCAACAGGTCCCCTGTGGGAAAGGAGGGGCCCAGGGTGAGCCCAGGGCTGCGGGAGACAGCGCCCGTGGGCACCTAACAGGCCCCGCAGCCCCTGACTGCGCAGGGCACCATACAGTCCATGAGGTCCGGTCATGTTGGCCCCCGCGCCTGATCTCCTGGCCCCTGGCGGGGGTTGCAGGCCAGCAGGGCAGGCATGGTCACCCCTCCTGGGCTGAGGCTCTAGAAAGTCCAGGGGTCTGCCTGGGCCTGAGGGCTGCACAACTGGGGTAAGCAGGTCTTCTGAGAAGCAACAGGCTTTGAGATGGACATTTCTGGTTTCATCCTGCGCCTGAGTGACCAGGTGGCCACGTCACTGGAAAACGGGCTGCAAAGCTTCCTTTCTGGGACCGTGAGGATGACAGTGATGATGAGCAGTGTGCAGCACTGGCTGAGCGCGTGGTACGTGCTCAATAAACACTCATTCCTCTCCTCTCCCGGATCCTGCGGTCTGTGTGGCTGTAAGCACACCGCAGCacaagccccctccctcccctgacctcCCCGCTCCTTACGCACCCCTCCCTCATGCTGCCTGGCCCTGGCTGGTCTTCCCTACACTCTTCCCATCACCCCGAGAGCAGGTGCGTGTCCACATCAGCTGCTGCCCCACACGCCCTCCCCCAGGGCTCGGTGGGCAGCAGAGCTTGTAAAATGCTTTGTGCAATGACTCTGTGCTGGGCAGCCCCTGGAGCCCCACCCCGGCCACACCTGTGATCACTTCGCTGAGCTTGTGCCGACTGTCGTGCTGGCTCAGCAGGTCGGCCAGGCCCACGACCACCAGCCCTGCGATGGTCGCGAGGATGCCCAGCCACTGGCTCAGGGCCAGCCTCCGTCCCAGGAAGGCCACCGAGAACAGGCCTGTGAATATGATCACTGCTCCCCGCAGCATCTGGAAGCTGGAGGCACTGGTCATGTTCAGGGCTAGGAGAGGAGAGATGCACCACATTAGCTCCTGGGGGCCCAGCCTGTCTGCTCACGGAGGTGTCCTCAGGGCTGAAGACAGGCCTGGCCCGgggtaagtactcagtaaatccCGGTGGGGTGCGTGTGTGTACAGGTcggtgggagagggggagggagctgAAGATGAGCTGGGGGTAGGAGCGGCTCTTTCACCAGCAGCCCCCTTGGGTCACAGGCTTCGCTGAGTCCTTGGCGGCCTGGCCTGGCGACTCACCCACATACATGATGCTGGTCCCGGTCATGTCgcagagggctgggggcaggaaaaGAAGGGGGTTGAAGGCCTGCTGGAGATCCGCACTGGTGTCTGGGTGCCCTGCAGCTCTGCACTGGAGCAGGTAGAAGGCGGCCAGGCAGGAGAACTCCCCCAGGAACATGCCCACTGCCTGCAGGGACAGAACCAGGAGTTCAGAGCTAGAAGGAGGATCACCTGGAACTAAAGAACgccccccctccccagcaccacacagcttgtgggatcttagttccccgaccagggattgaacccgcaccctcagcagtgaaagcgtggagtcctaaccactggaccaccagggaattccttgtgataacattttttttaaacataacctTTCTTCAAAAAAGAGTTTACCTCTATCCccaatatatgtaaaacagacaaaaagcagAGCTGCTGTGTGTGGGAGAGCAGAGGCTGCCTCCTAGGTCTACCCCTAAGCTCCTCAAACACCTTGATGGAAACCCTAAGGCTATGTAGAGCCTGGTCTGAAAACACGCCAATTCCTGGTCAAGttccagatggagaaactgaggccctgagaagCTCGAGAACTTATTTAAGGTCACAAAGCAAGTTGCTGGCAGAGCTGGACTGAAATCTGAGTCTCCTGCTTCCCAGTCTAGCAATAAGGTACCTTCCATTGAGGGTGTCTGCCCCGCCCCAGTGGGATCTGGGCTCCCCACTGTTGGAGAGCAGGTTTTACTACGGGGCTTGATTTTTCCAGATGTGTCCTGACTTGGCCACGGTGAGGGCTGGCCTCACGGTTTCCAGGGCATGAGCGCTCACCAGGACTTTTGCAGGCCTCCAGCAGGGGGCTGGGCCTTCTGCCCCCTTTCAGGGACACCTCACACGCTGGCCTCTgttctggggagggagagagagaagcagggggTCCCCCTGGGAGCAAGGGAGTACTCCACCCCTAGGTCAGGAAACAGCAGGGCCTCCTCGGGGTCCCTgccctgaggcctggagaggagatgggggaggaCAGGCACAGATACCTGGAGGAAGGGATGCTGAAAGCTGTGTTCCTGGCTCCCTCCACAGCCTGGGGCCACGAAGTTGTCCGCCCACCtgcagcagagagagaggaggttAAACTCTACAGCGCGGCGGTGGGCTCTCCCACCCGGTCCTGGGGCCTGTGGAGAGCTCAGGCTTCCTGATGCCAGGAGGCCAGACTTGCCTCGGCCCAGAGTGGGGCTCCCTCTCTAGGGAGCCAGTCTCCACGGCAAGGAGTCTTCACCAGGGACTGTGGACAGAACGTGGGGGTCTGGGAATCTTTGGCTGAAATTTCATGAACTTCTAACAGAAATTtagcattttctcaatttatgAGTGTAGTATTGCAATACCTGTGACTTTGTCACACATGGAAATCACAGCTATTCTCACTATCACATTCGAGTCACTGCAGATATTGTGAAGTGTCACTTACACTCATCACTGCTCCAAAATTACAGTAATTAGACCCACTGCTTATAATTTCATGTGTTAAAAAgtgtgcacacacgtgtacaTTACTATATCACAAATTGCTTTTTAAACGTCTTGATAACTTTATTTCAATACAATTAGCTTGTCCTGTAATCCTTGGTCTTTTATTTGCACGTTTTAAAACACTACTCTAGGCTTCACCAGACTATCAAGGAGACCTATATCAAGAGTCCTTGGTGACAGAGACCACCCGGTCACCTTCACATAACCTGAAGGGTCTGGGGGGTTTTTCTAGCACTGCCTCAGAAGCAGGTGGCAAGAACACGGCACTTGTGGAGTGGCCTGCTGCCGGCACCCGGCAGATGGGCAGCACGCTCCCCACCGAGCCCAGAATCCGGCACGGCACGGCGCTCTGGGCGGCTACCATCCACCATTCTGCACTGACCAGCGTCTGTCCCTAAAACTTCTGCCTCTGAATTTCGTTTTCACTGGGCTTAGTTATGTCCCTGGGATCTAAgcgctttcattttcatttgaaagcCCTTCAACTATGTGGAgactttctcaccttctgaaTCGTCTCTTCTCCTAGTTAAGCAGCCCCAGCGCTTGCTAACCCTCCACTCCCCTGGCTGCGGACTTCTGGAAGGGCTCAGGTGGGCCCAGGCCCAGAGCCAAGGGCATGTGATCTGGCCCAGACCGCGTTGGGCAAGAGGGCGGCCCCTCCTACGCGCTGAACATCCTGGTTAGCTGACCTGGCTTGGACTGCATCTGCCAT contains:
- the SLC35F6 gene encoding solute carrier family 35 member F6, translating into MAWTKYQLFLAGLMLVTGSINTLSAKWADNFVAPGCGGSQEHSFQHPFLQAVGMFLGEFSCLAAFYLLQCRAAGHPDTSADLQQAFNPLLFLPPALCDMTGTSIMYVALNMTSASSFQMLRGAVIIFTGLFSVAFLGRRLALSQWLGILATIAGLVVVGLADLLSQHDSRHKLSEVITGDLLIIMAQIIISIQMVLEEKFVYKHNVHPLRAVGTEGLFGFVILSLLLVPMYYIPAGSFSGNPRRTLEDALDAFCQVGRQPLIVLALLGNISSIAFFNFAGISVTKELSATTRMVLDSLRTIVIWAVSLALGWEAFHPLQILGFLILLTGTALYNGLHHPLLSRLSRGRPPAEEGEHERLLGGSRTAINDAS